A stretch of DNA from Candidatus Deferrimicrobiaceae bacterium:
GGAGGAGCAGGTGGGGAAGGAGTGAGGGAGTTTTTTTACGCGAGAAAAACCCGATGAAATTTGCGATGAAATTTGCGTTGACAGAAACCCGGGAACTCTCTACGCTCATTCCACACAGCCGGATGAGGAACATATTCCGTTAACCGTTATGCTTTCCCCTCACGGAGGGGCCGGCATGCCGATTTTTTTCCCATGCACGACACTTCGCCTGGCGCCGCCTGAGGCCGGCTCCGCAAGATTCTTCACCGGAAACGCAAGGGCGGTTCTGTTTTTTCATCGCACCGCCGACCCCCGGGGATTTCGTCCAGGGCCATGCGGGAAACGGAGGGGGACCTGTCCTGCATCTTACGGGGAAAGGAGGTGATGCAGGGAGGAACAAAGGAAATCGGAAAGGGAAGATCGTTTGTCCGGAAAGGAACGGATCGAAACCAAACGTATGGAAGGGGATGGGAACATGAAAAAAGTCTTCATAGCGGGGATTGCCATTTTGCTCTGCCTCGGCCTGGCGGGTAGCGTCCTTGCCGAGAGCGCAACCAAAGACGAATGCATCGCGAAGACCAAGGAAGCGGCGAAGTTGATCAACGAGAAGGGGCTCGACGCCGGGATAGCGGAGATCAACAAGAAAGACGGCAAGTTCGTGTGGAAGGACTCCTATGTCTTTGTCGTGGACTTCGACGGGATGGTGCTTGCCCACCCGACTCTGGTCGGGAAGAACGTTATTGACATAAAGGACAAGGCGGAGGACCCGGCGAAGGCGAAATACCTCTTCAAAGAGTTCACTGAAACGGCCAAGAGCAAGGGGGAAGGCTGGGTCGGCTACATGTGGGCCAACCCCGGCGACCCGAAGCCCCGGAAGAAGATCAGCTATATTTTCCGTGTGCCTGGAAAGAACGTTTACACCGCCGCCGGGATCTGGGAGTAGACTCGGAGGAACAGGAATATACGAATAAAGGATGTGGCGGGGCCGGCTCACGGAGGCCGGCCTCGCCCATCCTCTGCGATACGTCCAGGTGTCTGATCGGAACGTGAAATCGTCGACGATAGGCCGCATTCCCCCCCTTCCGGTGCGAAATCCCAGGAAATTATTCCTATCTTGTTGTTCACTCCTGTCATTCATGGGGAATAATTATCCTTACCGTACTATCCCGAACGATGAGTCGAGTCGGGTTTCGGCGAACTCATCGCCCGGTTTCCCTCTGCGGCCGCCCGGGGATGGGGTTTGCCCCGCACGGACTAACCGGACCGCGGGAGAACCGGATCGACGAACCGGCCGGCGTCGACGTCGAACAGTCCCCTGTCCCCGATCTTCAGACGGGGGACCACCAGGAGACTCAGGAAAGACATCGTCATGAACGGCCGGTTCAGCCCGCAGCCGGCCTCACGGGTTTTCGCGTGGAGGAGGGAAAGTCGGGCACACACCTCTTCGGGACGCTCCGTACTCATCAATCCCCCGAGTTTCAGGGGAAGAAGGAGGGAGGAACCGGCTTCGGCGTAACAGAGCCCGCCGGATTCCCGGATGAGGGTGTTT
This window harbors:
- a CDS encoding cache domain-containing protein — its product is MKKVFIAGIAILLCLGLAGSVLAESATKDECIAKTKEAAKLINEKGLDAGIAEINKKDGKFVWKDSYVFVVDFDGMVLAHPTLVGKNVIDIKDKAEDPAKAKYLFKEFTETAKSKGEGWVGYMWANPGDPKPRKKISYIFRVPGKNVYTAAGIWE